The Toxoplasma gondii ME49 chromosome III, whole genome shotgun sequence genome includes a window with the following:
- a CDS encoding hypothetical protein (encoded by transcript TGME49_253990) — translation MRHRRLQQSRWRMEPPMTSPCVSPDAIAEAGVAPLGSSSPSDAQNNASSTELPHRTPSPSAGGPTHALSSELCRHSSPFPAPSTSLPSSSLHTPSSSSSPFSSRSVHSPEELARFIATAAITSSLGSSGGDFSPRGPAVFSSLLERSQTLRDRLGSPRVDSEAAAPSRHLLFSPLFFSFQASPAGASRRAQQRREAALRTRASRSCWEPEDDDAAGCLITRANALPGSRNSSDGSGPSSPQRRSDAECRVSAFASGASASQPRLAQTSGEIMAATQQQSDTRFNQRRDPTSSHRLSSPSQLFPPSASASSSPSPSSPPSSSSPPSSSPSSSSFPSSLASVSDPEEAVRVATEAFEARYGPSQSPRRASFHARLLASLAGHAASQKPRLLLTSWHLPAEISRRLRNPGEPHAPPSNLAGQPSARASSSSSSSSSSSSSSSSSSSSSSSSSSSSSSSSSSSFSSSTSSSSSSSSSSSSSSESACVSLASSASRPVESARGSLAAEGLSSSRRSTQTLATAETQSQREGNASSPISLSSAPPPEPLAPVLRRPTTSLSAGPEASAGAAGVRTPGESASHAAAVVSRAASFFSGETASAPLHQVAELAGGRLGRQLLLRQSQLILLLGLHGLARERETAVGLALPQNARSIECLRRRSAAFASATARRAAALNPHGGLRREAAAPTRGVRTPEDARGRPGAEPQGTGAAGGGEAPRVRRIRGGVNLNLRKAERAVAVARASKSRLDLLTRDYLLLALQVAFASLHWRLPTHFSRLLRCSEHGRGKPPTKTHAAESERISGGSATDARPFSPRPRAPRNSALRQERPAHRDEKLRVGACTDSEFASRLGTARGASVQVEEALFLRTVDGRLLRLSDSPALCANARDACGEGEKGDLHGDSWPSLWVSEDKPRCFACNASPAECACPRFSPRYALIAEDEPTLALILLLLLEASPSQSLTMADVDALLVLPRGVIRCGAGAAGGRDAVCSVFPLPAAEDLGAASLSGAPERKKRKSLPSLSCDRLSLFPAPSSSSSSFSSSSFSSRLPSCQAQTDSASSTCGASKFANASSSSLLRHHFRAVPDPELAHAAATLARLDRVCRKRKCDVGFVAVSEDRVRLICEDRAALKRKLEAHFGVSMSSLSPPFSVSSAGSAVAGEAHEGTRREQAKDGEKKVSQAATDEGDPRRKSRRGCAVDEEGKREIGEVGGEQKAGKSGKRRSEDEESFRQAVGRRDGDETPFLQMHTTGEEQSGVSTAGRRRGFRRGSVLGSEGLERRFLQELSEHRDPVESPGKPSSPSPAVVPEKQAEGASISAARVAAQDPQTERRAAERRAAPSKPGVASIDAQSHAVTRSVPRVVLSDWVQPRVCERRRGWRSSEQSDRGGMSAGRGGDAVVKGGAKETPCREEAEKAPHVQDKAGDEEGERLGREEELVGYRGSMPHCVLREEKKEWKERLVFGLDSEKLTKKRKRGGSENTEKPEGEQLRSVEDASLFLETTKKKSKSPLSSVASLFFSFLPSPLSGALSSNIRDALHHARRSVARPLSAFCSLSSPSLSSSLSSPSSVSSSPCSLSPFSSSNVTDRASTAASHSPPRRLASASAAPTPSRFSHANASSLTPQAPPDGERLCLSCVPASFSPSSPSSSSEKRRRLESVSGDRAPRDEAAQRERSLTAPTWSAEERKRAKRRSGKDPESEPAALNAECMGACISACMQPRKLPALAIVDRARLSPAELPKYLRDHLEDACSSETLSLDLDEVAGGSFLKDARREAGEKRRGLLVERRIRAQGVSPLTRQLGTISGTLLPSVSRRQARGLSEMQQAASASLASLLSLSRPSPGALSGRYTRELSVSPTESGLPQASPPLRSANTTVSSSSSPLSFSPASSASSSSASSMDSNGGSSAGAGATLSGSGRSPNISRIASAFEEEARRRGESDGLEGLAGRWWFVGGREEREGRRDPGRVEGEESGRFSEDPSESAASLGAAGVAGRLHTLLESLIVDLWTRGATAERSHRHRVSRSLRQGSGDTPETVQIDQETVQRDPETVPRDLEAVQIGPERDQEADEANRAMGEETGEVGQEVEEETGEPEVGAEVSGDSTERGSPQQQPHAFVLPQRRGTSVDADEASSSSDSSDSLSDADASESADSLAEEDGELEGGDEAWDFTWATEDSLSQANSGASPEEDSSAGEGDDIYEDDYEEDDEED, via the exons atgcgccatCGAAGGCTTCAACAGAGTCGCTGGAGAATGGAGCCTCCCATGACTTCTCCGTGCGTTTCGCCTGACGCCATTGCCGAGGCGGGGGTCGCCCCCCTCGGCTCAAGTTCCCCAAGCGACGCTCAGAACAACGCGTCGTCGACGGAACTCCCCCACCGAACGCCTTCACCTTCTGCCGGTGGCCCAACTCACGCGCTGTCGTCCGAGCTGTGTCGCcattcctctcctttccctgCTCCTTCAacatctcttccttcctcctcgcttcacacaccttcttcctcttcttctcctttctcctcgcgttcTGTCCATTCCCCTGAGGAACTGGCGCGTTTCATCGCGACGGCAGCCATCACCTCGTCGCTGGGGTCTTCGGGCGGagatttctctcctcgcgggCCGGCTGTGTTTTCATCCCTTTTGGAGCGATCCCAAACTCTGCGGGATCGCCTCGGCTCCCCGCGGGTCGACTCGGAAGCGGCGGCTCCTTCTCGGcatctccttttttctcctctcttcttctcctttcaaGCGTCCCCCGCGGGCGCCTCCAGGCGTGCTCAGCAGCGCCGCGAAGCCGCCCTCAGGACTCGCGCCAGCCG aagctgctggGAGCCTGAAGATGACGACGCTGCCGGCTGCTTAATTACGCGGGCAAATGCGCTGCCTGGTTCGCGCAACTCTTCAGATGGTTCTgggccttcctctccgcaGCGAAGATCTGACGCCGAGTGCCGCGTATCAGCCTTCGCCTCTGGAGCTTCTGCCTCCCAGCCCAGACTCGCACAGACCTCAGGAGAAATAATGGCTGCCACCCAACAGCAGTCCGATACGCGCTTCAATCAGCGTAGGGACCCCACCTCCTCACACAGACTCTCCTCCCCCTCTCAGCTGTTTCCTCCCTcagcttctgcgtcttcctccccaTCTCCCTCCTCACCGCCATCTTCCTCCTCACCGccatcttcttcaccttcatCCTCGTCTTTCCCTTCGTCTTTGGCCTCTGTTTCGGATCCTGAGGAGGCAGTTCGCGTGGCGACCGAGGCGTTCGAGGCGCGGTACGGACCGTCGCAGTCTCCGCGCCGTGCGTCTTTCCatgcgcggctgctggcgaGTTTGGCCGGACATGCGGCGAGCCAGAAGCCGCGGCTGCTCCTTACCAGCTGGCACCTTCCCGCAGAGATCTCCAGGCGCCTGCGAAACCCCGGAGAGCCGCACGCGCCACCCTCGAACCTCGCCGGACAACCTTCCGCTCGagcttcctcctcctcatcttcctcatcctcatcttcctcatcctcctcatcttcttcatcctcgtcttcctcctcatcctcctcatcttcctcatcttcaTCCTCATCTTTCTCATCCTCCACCTCATCTTcatcatcttcctcttcgtcttcttcctcttcttcagaatctgcgtgtgtgtctctggcttcttcagcttctcgaCCTGTGGAATCCGCTCGAGGGTCTCTGGCGGCCGAAggcctctcctcgtctcggcGCTCTACGCAGACTCTCGCGACTGCGGAGACGCAGTCCCAGCGAGAAGGGaatgcttcttctccgatCTCGCTGTCCTCTGCTCCGCCGCCTGAACCTCTCGCTCCCGTCCTGAGGAGACCAACAACCTCCCTCAGCGCAGGGCCTGAGGCCTCCGCGGGTGCGGCGGGTGTGCGTACTCCCGGGGAGAgcgcgtcgcatgcagcggctgTCGTTTCGCGCGCCGcatcttttttttctggagagacggcgagtgCGCCTCTGCACCAAGTCGCGGAGCTCGCAGGCGGGAGACTCGGCAGGCAACTGTTGCTTCGGCAGTCGCAGCTGAttcttctcctcggcctCCACGGCCTGGCGCGCGAGCGGGAGACAGCCGTCGGCCTCGCGCTCCCGCAAAACGCCAGAAGCATCGAGTGTCTGCGCAGACGCTCCGCCGCGTTCGCCTCCGCCACGGCGCGCCGCGCTGCAGCGCTGAACCCACACGGCGGTCTCCGCAGGGAAGCCGCCGCTCCGACccggggtgtacgtacacccgaggaCGCACGCGGACGGCCCGGCGCAGAGCCGCAGGGGACAGGAGCGGCAGGCGGGGGCGAGGCGCCCAGGGTGCGACGCATACGCGGCGGAGTCAACCTGAACCTGAGAAAGGCCGAAAGGGCAGTGGCGGTCGCCAGAGCCAGCAAGAGTCGCCTCGACCTCCTCACGCGCGACtaccttctcctcgctctccaaGTCGCAT tcgcgtctctccactgGCGGCTTCCTACGCACTTCTcccggcttcttcgctgctcggAGCACGGGCGAGGCAAACCCCCAacgaagacgcatgcagcggagagCGAGCGAATCTCCGGGGGTTCTGCGACGGACGCGAGGCCTTTTTCCCCTCGTCCCCGCGCGCCGCGGAACTCTGCACTCCGGCAAGAGAGGCCCGCACACCGAGACGAGAAACTCCGAgtcggtgcatgcacagactcCGAGTTCGCAAGTCGCCTCGGGACTGCGAGGGGAGCTTCAGTGCAGGTGGAGGAGGCGCTTTTCCTGCGGACGGTCGACGGTCGGCTGCTACGCCTTTCGGACTCTCCGGCGCTCTgcgcgaacgcgagagacgcgtgtggagaaggcgagaaaggagacctCCACGGCGACTCCTGGCCCTCGCTCTGGGTCTCCGAAGATAAGCCGAGGTGCTTCGCGTGCAACGCCTCTCCAGCAGAGTGTGCATGCccccgcttctctccgcgctACGCCCTCATTG CCGAGGATGAACCGACTTTGGCGCTGATTCTATTGCTTCTTCTGGAAGCCTCgccttctcagtctctcaCCATGGCGGACGTCGACGCGCTGCTCGTTCT GCCTCGGGGTGTCATCCGCTGCGGCGCCGGTGCGgctggaggcagagacgcagtGTGCTcggtgtttcctctccccgCTGCGGAGGATCTcggcgccgcttctctctctggcgctcctgagagaaagaaacgcaaatCTCTTCCCAGTTTGTCCTGCgatcgtctctccctcttccccgctccttcgtcctcttcttcatcgttctcttcttcctctttttcgtctcgtctgccttcttgtCAGGCGCAAACCGATTCGGCGTCCTCTACTTGTGGCGCATCGAAGTTCGCAaacgcgtcttcctcgtctctcctgcgaCATCACTTCCGCGCGGTGCCGGACCCCGagctcgcgcatgcagcggcaaCGCTTGCGAGGCTCGACCGCGTGTGCCGCAAGCGGAAGTGCGACGTTGGCTTCGTGGCCGTGTCCGAGGACCGAGTTCGGCTTATATGCGAAGACCGCGCGGCGCTGAAGCGGAAGCTGGAGGCGCACTTTGGCGTCTCCATGTCGagcctctctccaccgttctctgtctcttcagcggGGAGTGCGGTTGCGGGCGAGGCTCACGAAGGCACACGCagagagcaggcgaaggacggcgagaagaaggttTCTCAGGCCGCGACCGACGAGGGAGATCCACGCAGGAAGTCAAGACGAGGCTGCGcagtcgacgaagaggggaaacgcgagaTTGGCGAGGTAGggggagagcagaaggcggGGAAGAGTGGTAAGAGACGtagcgaggacgaagagtcTTTTCGACAAGCAGTCGGCAGAAGAGATGGCGACGAGACGCCATTTCTCCAGATGCACAcgacgggagaagaacagtCAGGTGTATCGACAGCAGGACGTCGACGAGGGTTTCGGCGTGGTTCTGTCCTGGGGTCTGAGGGCCTCGAGCGTCGGTTTCTACAAGAGCTCTCCGAACATAGGGACCCGGTCGAGAGTCCTGGCAAACCatcttccccgtctcctgCTGTTGTGCCTGAGAAACAGGCAGAAGGCGCGAGCATTAGTGCTGCGAGGGTGGCTGCGCAGGATCCACAGACAGAGCGAcgcgctgcagagagaagagcggcacCTTCGAAGCCAGGCGTCGCCTCGATCGACGCCcagtcgcatgcagtcaccCGGTCTGTCCCCCGCGTTGTCCTCTCAGACTGGGTGCAGCCGCGCGTCTGCGAGAGGCGCCGCGGATGGCGGTCAAGCGAGCAGTCAGATCGAGGAGGCATGAGCGCAGGTagaggaggcgacgcagtCGTAAAGGGCGGAGCGAAAGAAACTCCGTGCCGggaagaggcggagaaggccCCGCACGTGCAGGACAAGgcgggagatgaagaggggGAGCGACttggacgagaagaagagctggTGGGGTATCGGGGATCGATGCCGCACTGTGTtttgagagaagagaagaaggagtgGAAAGAGCGACTGGTGTTCGGACTCGATTCAGAGAAACTtacgaaaaaaaggaagaggggCGGATCGGAAAACACCGAGAAGCCGGAAGGCGAGCAGCTGCGGAGCGTCGAGGACGCCTCGCTGTTCCTGGAAACAACCAAGAAAAAGTCAaagtctcctctctcctcagttgcttctctcttcttttcatttcttccttctccgctctcggGCGCGCTTTCCTCGAACATCCGCGACGCTCTCCACCATGCGCGACGGTCCGTAGCTCGACCCCTCTCTGcattctgttctctctcttctccttctctttcttcttctctctcttctccgtcttctgtctcttcctcgccctgttctctgtctcctttctcttcgtcgaaTGTGACCGACAGGGCTTCTACAGCCGCGTCGCACTCTCCACCTCGCAGACTGGCCTCCGCCTCGGCTGCGCCCACGCCTTCTCGGTTTTCGCATGCAAACGCATCTTCTCTTACGCCGCAGGCACCTCCCGACGGAGAGcggctgtgtctctcttgcgtccccgcctccttttctccttcctccccttcctcctcttctgaaAAGCGAAGGAGGCTGGAAAGCGTTTCTGGGGACAGGGCGCCCAGGGACGAGGCCGCGCAGCGAGAACGAAGCCTGACGGCACCGACCTGGAGCGCCGAGGAGCGAAAGCGAGCAAAGCGGAGATCGGGGAAAGACCCAGAATCGGAGCCTGCTGCCCTCAATGCAGAATGTATGGGCGCATGCATTAGCGCTTGCATGCAACCGCGAAAACTTCCGGCCCTCGCCATTGTTGATCGCGCTAGACTCTCCCCGGCTGAGCTCCCCAAGTACCTGCGGGACCACTTggaagatgcatgcagttcggAGACGCTCTCGCTTGACTTGGACGAGGTAGCTGGTGGATCTTTTCTGAAAGAC GCGCGAAGGGAGGCCGGGGAGAAGCGGCGCGGCCTGCTAGTCGAGAGGAGAATCCGCGCGCAGGGCGTCTCGCCCCTGACTAGACAGTTGGGGACAATCTCAGGGACTCTACTGCCGTCCGTTTCTCGCCGGCAGGCTCGCGGTCTGAGCGAGATGCAACAAGctgcatctgcttctctcgcgtctctcctttcacTGTCGAGGCCCTCCCCGGGGGCGCTCTCCGGACGATATACGCGGGagctctccgtctctcccaCTGAATCAGGTCTGCCGCAAGCGTCTCCCCCTCTCCGCAGCGCCAACAcaactgtctcttcttcatcgtcgcctctgtccttttcacctgcctcgtctgcgtcttcttcttctgcgtcttccatGGATTCGAATGGTGGGTCGAGCGCTGGCGCCGGGGCGACTTTGTCCGGTTCGGGCCGTTCTCCTAATATAAGCCGAATTGCCTCGGCGTTcgaagaggaggcgcgccGGCGCGGCGAGAGTGACGGGCTGGAGGGGCTTGCGGGGCGCTGGTGGTTCGTGGGCGgcagggaggagagggagggtCGGCGAGATCCGGGAAGagtcgaaggcgaagaatcGGGCAGATTTAGCGAGGATCCGTCTGAGTCTGCCGCGAGTCTGGGCGCCGCTGGAGTCGCAGGGCGCCTCCACACTCTGCTCGAGTCTCTGATCGTCGACCTGTGGACTCGCGGCGCGACGGCGGAGCGCTCTCACAGGCACAGGGTGAGCAGGAGCCTGCGCCAAGGTTCAGGAGACACCCCGGAGACAGTTCAGATAGATCAGGAGACTGTTCAGAGAGATCCGGAGACAGTTCCGAGAGACCTCGAGGCAGTTCAGATAGGGCCAGAGAGAGATcaggaggcagacgaggcaAATCGGGCGATGGGTGAAGAGACAGGTGAAGTCGGTCAGGAGgtcgaggaggagacaggtgaaCCGGAGGTGGGCGCTGAGGTCTCTGGAGACTCGACGGAGCGAGGCTCACCACAGCAGCAGCCTCACGCGTTTGTTCTGCCTCAGAGGCGAGGGACGAGCGTAGACGCGGACGAGGCTTCAAGTTCGTCGGACAGCTCAGACTCGCTCTCCGATGCCGACGCGAGTGAGAGTGCTGACAGTctcgcggaagaagacggcgagttggaaggaggcgacgaagcctGGGACTTCACCTGGGCCACAGAGGACAGTTTGAGTCAGGCGAATTCCGGCGCCAGCCCTGAGGAAGACTCCAGCGCtggcgagggagacgacaTTTACGAAGACGACTacgaagaagatgacgaagaagactga
- a CDS encoding hypothetical protein (encoded by transcript TGME49_254000~Signal peptide predicted by SignalP 2.0 HMM (probability 0.985) with cleavage site probability 0.372 at residue 66): MKVVSVHASHPSASGLRGLASLPRSRAFCVVMARPASRPSRPSTASVGRRLSGSFLLVALALACSPAPPSLSPPSRSPTSFLPNASFAACMAPPPPNQIGDIKRVVLRLETKDGKVYDLNVGGLQAVAGGAPQLGVTPGVGVSGSGAARPVDRSAQERRPGMWSRVSQHAANTLVASVLFLSIGEAYSWLKRHSQEKQKRLAREEVAREKAAIASRLREVEERLTVLEDVEEAAERGEGQLTGKQKADLSILRSEREDLLAQQRRNALRDGQLNGFPVKKTSFASLLDGRSRSRVRRGSKESRRQNSGSQSDEEDVEESDEDARALRADDRDGRSAPGAAKNFLDRRQIERSGAKKGDEGSEETQKALAGDSEEKASKKTGETKTAEAGDAGNAGNAGEVGRPRSQTRERKSQRKDAKERSHASEDEDDFALLRSGGSSGSEKMKYITQLLAEHPGMSPEEAIEMLNFMSNGKRGS, from the coding sequence ATGAAGGTcgtctctgtgcatgcgtcgcatCCGTCTGCCTCCGGCCTTCGcggcctcgcttctcttccaagatcgcgcgccttctgcgtcgtGATGGCCAGGCCTGCGTCGCGTCCCTCTCGGCCGTCCACCGCTTCTGTCGGCAGAAGGCTCTCTGGTTCCTTTCTGCTCGTCGCCCTCGCGCTCGCATGCTCGCCGGCCCCACCGTCGCTGTCACCTCCGTCTCGGTCGCCAACTTCCTTCCTCCCGAACGCGAGTTTCGCCGCCTGCAtggcgccgccgcctccgaaCCAGATCGGGGACATCAAACGGGTGGTGCTGCGCCTCGAAACCAAGGACGGTAAAGTCTACGACCTGAACGTCGGCGGCCTGCAAGCGGTCGCGGGGGGCGCTCCGCAGCTGGGGGTGACGCCTGGGGTGGGCGTCTCTGGGTCAGGAGCCGCCCGGCCAGTCGACCGGTCGGCGCAAGAGCGGCGGCCGGGCATGTGGAGCCGAGTTTCTCAACATGCAGCGAATACGCTGGTCGCGTCggttctgtttctgtcgatCGGCGAGGCGTACAGCTGGTTGAAGAGGCACAgccaggagaagcagaagcgcctCGCGCGGGAGGAAGTTGCGcgggagaaggcagcgaTTGCGTCGCGCCTCCgagaggtggaggagaggcTGACGGTTCTGGAGGATGTCGAGGAGGCGGCCGAACGCGGCGAGGGCCAGCTGAcggggaagcagaaggcggACTTGTCAATTTTGAGGAGCGAGCGCGAAGACCTGCTGGCGCAGCAGCGCCGCAACGCTCTCCGGGATGGCCAGTTGAATGGATTTCctgtgaagaagacgagttTCGCCAGTCTCCTGGATGGGCGAAGTCGGTCGAGGGTACGCAGGGGAAGCAAAGAGAGTCGCAGGCAGAACAGCGGCTCTCAgtcagacgaagaagacgtaGAAGAGTCTGACGAGGACGCGCGCGCTCTCCGCGCAGACGACCGCGACGGCAGGTCGGCACCAGGCGCTGCGAAGAACTTCCTGGACCGTAGGCAGATCGAGAGGTCGggcgcgaagaaaggagacgaggggaGCGAGGAGACCCAGAAGGCGCTAGCTGGAGACTCCGAAGAGAAAGCCAGCAAAAAGACAGGCGAGACAAAGACGGCggaggcaggcgacgcggGCAACGCAGGCAACGCAGGCGAGGTGGGAAGGCCAAGGAgccagacgcgagagagaaagtcgcAGCGAAAGGATGCGAAGGAACGCTCGCATGCGTCtgaggacgaggacgacTTTGCCCTGCTgagaagtggaggaagcTCGGGATCCGAGAAAATGAAATACATCACACAGCTGCTTGCAGAACATCCGGGCATGTCTCCTGAGGAAGCGATTGAAATGCTGAATTTCATGAGCAACGGCAAGCGAGGGTCGTAG
- a CDS encoding serine carboxypeptidase s28 protein (encoded by transcript TGME49_254010~Signal peptide predicted by SignalP 2.0 HMM (probability 0.912) with cleavage site probability 0.846 at residue 48~Predicted trans-membrane domain (TMHMM2.0):23-46): MAVSRCRSASNPGRRSGVCRSARLPLRLLFTCTCVFASLFFAANPVEATGWFFRFLPIQREEHLRLEGLKASGTPPQAGRHTREEESARARGEEKERDREASASEGGEKRRDGGDGGLRVIQEKETGRGSDERSEEGRSSSNLLPGFLRRFLPSPSFQSGQVNLSTDQERRLETDTDTNEAGDRERREQWGGEGSRSREADRGELEVQEGWFLQPLDHGNPLVFNRLGHDAWRQKFYRAKRKRRSSKEEESTEVAGHAKTERQNDSLTDDAIRPIFVYIGGEGPLSSLEVRQGLLAEMGDIFGASLYALEHRYYGDSHPRPDSSVVNLQWLTSHQALGDLAAFVAHVKQQEAEEHPQDLAPEDVPVVVFGCSYPGSLAAYARAKYPASILGAVSSSSPVEASALFQAFDRVVQRVLPAACTAKVKAATAVVERRLFSGEEEAVKVAAKFGCGADVPMKTHDQRVALLYVIADAIAESVQYNRQPTRPWIEEVCACFSETASEREETHDNKGDKREKRDNEEDLVNALAKAVQLMLAKLKMTCKDSNLLQLTDTRLGPQASASARLWTWQSCAEYGYWQVAYKDSVRSHLIDLDWHMRMCNALFPLPSGSKFSTDVVAETNVWSGDKLVAGVGAATNIHFTNGENDPWAPLSVTEVSPVVVDRQGLSSFTIQDGSHCNDFYAYGGTEPVAVTEAKARIQNAIRAWLEDFRERREQQKRKVDPPLTKTFSATSVGGDSEL; encoded by the exons ATGGCTGTTTCCCGTTGTCGTTCTGCCTCGAACCCAGGGAGACGCTCCGGCGTCTGCCGCTCcgctcgccttcctctccgtctgctgTTCACTTGTACATGcgttttcgcgtctctgttcttcgcggCGAATCCAGTGGAAGCTACAGGGTGgttcttccgcttcctcccCATCCAACGCGAAGAGCACTTGCGTCTCGAAGGCCTCAAGGCGTCAGGGACTCCGCCCCAAGCAGGCCGTCacacgcgagaagaagagagcgcgagagcgagaggagaagaaaaggagagagacagagaagcaagcgcaagcgagggaggagagaagcggagagatGGCGGAGACGGCGGCTTGAGAGTGATtcaagagaaggaaacaggacGAGGAAGTGACGAGCGCTCCGAGGAAGGACGCAGCTCCTCGAACCTTCTGCCCGGTTTTCTGAGgcgcttccttccctctccgaGCTTCCAGTCAGGCCAGGTGAATTTGTCTACCGACCAAGAAAGGAGGctcgagacagacacagacacgaACGAGGCAGGAGACCGCGAGCGCCGCGAACAGtggggaggcgaaggaagcagaagcagagaagccgaCAGAGGAGAACTCGAGGTTCAGGAAGGGTGGTTTCTCCAGCCCTTGGATCACGGCAACCCCCTCGTGTTCAACAGGCTCGGCCATGACGCATGGCGACAGAAGTTTTACCGCGCAAAACGGAAGCGGCGGTCTtcaaaggaagaagagagcaccGAAGTTGCAGGCCAtgcaaaaacagaaaggcAGAACGACTCTCTGACAGATGATGCCATTCGACCGATCTTCGTTTACATCGGCGGAGAGGGAcctctgtcttccctcgAAGTCAGACAAG GCCTCTTGGCAGAGATGGGCGACATTTTCGGTGCGTCTCTGTACGCCCTCGAGCATCGATACTACGGAGACTCTCACCCGCGCCCGGACTCGAGTGTCGTCAATCTTCAGTGGCTTACATCTCACCAG GCTCTCGGTGATCTGGCTGCCTTCGTCGCCCATGTGAAGCAgcaagaagcggaagagcaTCCGCAGGACCTCGCCCCTGAAGACGTCCCCGTCGTTGTCTTTGGATGCTCCTATCCAG GCTCGCTGGCGGCGTACGCGCGCGCAAAGTATCCAGCGTCAATTCTCGGggctgtttcttcttcatcgccTGTCGAGGCCTCGGCTTTATTTCAAGCGTTTGATCGCGTTGTTCAGCGCGTCTTgcccgctgcatgcactgcaaAGGTCAAGGCAGCGACGGCGGTCGTCGAACGGCGGCTCTTCtccggcgaagaagaagct GTTAAAGTTGCCGCGAAGTTTGGCTGTGGTGCCGACGTTCCCATGAAGACGCACGATCAACGTGTGGCGCTTCTGTATGTCATTGCAGACGCCATCGCCGAATCGGTGCAG TACAATCGCCAGCCGACGCGTCCGTGGATAGAGGAAGTCTGCGCTTGCTTCTCTGAGAcggcgagcgagagagaagagacacatgACAACAAGGGGgacaaacgcgagaagcgcgacaacgaagaagacctcGTTAACGCGTTGGCAAAGGCTGTCCAGCTCATGCTGGCGAAACTGAAGATGACCTGCAAAGACTCCAACTTACTGCAGCTGACAGATACTCGTCTAG GGCCTCAAGCCTCGGCGAGCGCGCGCCTCTGGACTTGGCAAAGCTGTGCCGAGTACGGTTACTGGCAA GTGGCTTACAAGGACAGCGTGCGGTCGCATCTGATTGACCTGGACTGGCACATGCGCATGTGCAACgcgctctttcctcttccctccg GAAGCAAATTCAGCACGGACGTCGTCGCCGAGACGAATGTTTGGTCAGGAGACAAGCTGGTGGCTGGCGTCGGAGCGGCCACGAACATCCACTTCACAAATGGAGAAAACGATCCGTGGGCGCCACTGTCGGTTACAGAAGTTTCTCCCGTTGTCGTTGATCGTCAGGGATTGTCTTCCTTCACCATACAG GACGGTAGCCACTGTAACGACTTTTACGCCTATGGAGGAACGGAGCCGGTGGCAGtgacagaggcgaaggcacGTATCCAAAATGCCATTCGCGCTTGGCTGGAAGATtttcgagagagacgcgagcagCAAAAACGAAAAGTAGACCCGCCGCTAACAAAGACATTTTCTGCAACCTCCGTGGGGGGGGACAGCGAGCTCTGA